TCGGTGACCAACCCGGATTCCGGCAGCGCGACCGAGGAGCTCGAGGTCGAATACGCCGCCGACCCGCTCGATATCGGCTTCAACTCGCGCTATCTGCTCGACATCGCGGCCCAGATCGAAGGCGAGGTCGCCGTGCTGCGCCTCGCCGATCCCGGCTCGCCGACCCTGGTCGAGGACCGCGACAACAAGAACGCGCTCTACGTCCTGATGCCGATGCGGGTGTGACCGATGCGGGGCTTGACCCTGTAGTTGACCTTCCCCTCTCCCCTCGTCATTGCCGGGCTTGACCCGGCAATCCATCAAACCAGATGACCTACTGGGTGTACATTCTCGCGAGCAAGCCCGGTGGAACGCTCTATGTCGGCGTCACAAACGATCTGGTGCGGCGAGTTCACGAGCACCGGGAAGGCTTGGCCGAGGGTTTCACCTGGCGATATGGCGTCAAAAAGCTCGTTTACTTTGAGCCGCATGATGCCATAGCGACCGCGCTCCAGCGCGAGAAGAACATCAAACATTGGCCACGCGAGTGGAAGATCGACCTGATCATCGCGAACAACCCTGACTGGCAAGATCTGTATCATGAAATTGTCCGCTGACGCGGACGATGGATTGCCGGGTCAAGCCCGGCAATGACAGTGAGACATGACCCCATCCCGCATCCACCGCCTGGCGCTGACGCATTTCCGCAATTACCGCGCGGCCAGCCTCGAGACGCGCAGCGACATGGTGGCGCTGGTCGGGCCCAATGG
This genomic interval from Bradyrhizobium sp. NP1 contains the following:
- a CDS encoding GIY-YIG nuclease family protein gives rise to the protein MTYWVYILASKPGGTLYVGVTNDLVRRVHEHREGLAEGFTWRYGVKKLVYFEPHDAIATALQREKNIKHWPREWKIDLIIANNPDWQDLYHEIVR